In the Actinomycetota bacterium genome, GTCCTCGGAGGACCGGATCACCGCCGGTGATCCGGTCCTCCGAGGACAGGTCGCGGTCGAACGTTTCCTCGGCTCCCACGCTGCGGGCCTCCGTCTGCGGCTCGACGCGGCGCTCGTCGCGGTTGTTAGCGAGCGCGAGCAGGTGGGAGCCGAGCTGCGGACCCAGGGCCTGGGCGAGCACCCATCCCGGCGTGGCGGCCAGCTCCCCGACGGTCCGGAGCCCGAGCCGGCGCAGGACCGTCGCCGTCGCCTCCCCCACCCCCCACAGCTCCTCGACGGGGAGGGGGTCCAGGAAAGCCCGCGGGTCGTCCACGACGAGGAGGCCATCCGGCTTGCACGCGCGCGACGCGAGCTTCGCGACGAGCTTCGTCGGACCCGCCCCGACCGAGCACACGATCCCGAGCTCCGACTCAACCCTCCGACGGATCGTCTCCCCTATGCGTTCCGTCGTTCCGAACAGGGCATGGGCGCCGGACACGTCGCAGAAGGCCTCGTCGAGCGATATCGGCTCCACGATCGGCGTCATCTCGTCGAGGATCGCCCGGAACCTTCGGGACGCCTCCGTGTAGGCGTCGAAGTCGGGCGGGACGAAGACCGCGTCGGGACAGAGCCGCCTCGCCCGGGTGCCGGGCATCCCGTTGCGGACCCCCACCGCCCTCGCCTCGTAGCTGCACGACAGGACGACACCGCGGGGGCCCCGCCCCCCCACCACCAGGGGTACGTCGCGCAGGGCGGGGTCACGTCTGCGCTCCACCGAGGCGTAGAACGCGTCGAGGTCGACGTGGAGGATGTCCGAACGCATGTACGGAAGTCTAGGCGCGCAGCGCGACAGGACATCGATGGTCCGATGTGTAATCCCTTTGACCATTCCGAGAGGGAGGCGAGATGCGGGGGATGAGGGTCCTGGTCCTGCTGGGTCTGGCCGCGGTTCTGCTGCCCGCGGGCGTCGCCGCGGGAGCCGAGAACCACTGCGTGGTGAAGATCTACAGCCGGCCGCCGACGGTGGCCGTCCCCGGGGGTCCGACCGTCGTGCCCAACGCCTCAACGACCGGGATCGCGCGGTGCACGACGGGGGTCGACGCCGTCCCCGCGCCGCTCTATCCGCTCGCGGGCGCCGCGTTCGCGCAGCTCGACGGGGCGCCCGCCACGGATGCCAAGGCGTTCCCGGGGGTGTTCACGGGGTCGAAGCTGCCGGCACCCGTCCCCGTCACCTTCAGCTCGTCCGGCGGCGGGAAGTTCCAGTCCGGGACGATCCAGCTCGACCCGACCCGGCCGGGCGACCTGACCGTTATCGCGTACCACCCGGCCGGCGAGCTGCGCGCGACCTACACCGGCACCCCCTGAGCGCGGGAAGGGGCCGGCCGGAGCCGGCCCCCGCCGCACCTCTAGACCGGTCCGATCTCGAAGAGGCCCCCGAGCTCGGCGTTGGCCTCCTCGATCTTCTGGGCGTTCCCCACGGAGCCGAGTGCGCTGCGACCCTGCGCAACGTGCTCGGCGGCGACGCGGCTCAGGTCCTCGGGGGCGGTGCTGAGGAGGGCCTCCTTGAACCGGGCCTGCTCCTCGCGCGTGTACCCGGCTAGGTCGTCGAAGAACCTCCTGCGGCCCTTCGTGTCCGGGGACAGGAGGGGGTCGACCTGGCTCAGCGACTGCAGGACGGCCTCCTTCACCTCCGTGGGGTCGAGGTCCGTCTCGATGGCGTGCTTCACCGCTTCGTCGAAGGTCCTGAACGTCCGGGCCACGTTGGGGTCCCGGTAGGACATGAACGCGAAGATCCCGCCCTCGGCGTTCTGCGAGGCGAAGCTCCCGTACGCGCCACCCTTCTCGCGGATCTCGCGGTGGAGGTAGTGGCTCTTGAGGTAGTTGCCGAGGACGTTCAGCTTCGCCGAGTCGGGATGCCCGAACCCGACCGTCTGCACCATCTTCGCGTTGTAGGTGACCGGGACGGATGTGGTCCGGGCGTCGAACCGCTCGGACGCCTCCACCTCGGGCAGATCACCGCCGGGTGTCGCGTCGCCCGGGAGCACGGAGAGCGTCTCCGCGACCAGGTCGCGCAGCTCCCCGAGGGACCGCTCCTCGCCCGTCACGCAGATGTGGAGGTTGCCGCCGCGGAAGACGTGCTCCGCTATCGCCTCCAGGTCCGCGATGAGCTCGGACAGGTCGTCCCCCTTCGCGGACAGGTCCTTCAGGAGCGTGAGCCCGGTAAGCCCGTTCAACCTCTCGTTCAGCGCGCCGAGCGGGGTGAGCTTCGCCCCCGCGAGCATCGCCGCGTAGGCGTGTCCCGAGTAGATCACCGCGCTCTCGGTCTGGACACGCTGCTCGGCGATGATGTCGCGCAGCCTCCCCGCCTCGAACCGGGGGGCCGACAGTACGTCGCGCAGGATCTCCATGAACGGCTTGTGGTTGCGGACGAGCGCCTTCGTGTTGAGCCCTATCGCCTGCTCGATCGACCCGTCCGCCCTGCGCCGGAGGTGGGGGAAGGCCGCGATCCCTCCCGTGTACGAGTCGACCCGGACCGCCTGGCCCACGTAGTCGTACTCCCCGGCTCCCACGCGAGACAGCGCCCGAGCGAAGACGGGGACGAGGCCCTTCAACCGCTCGTCGAGCCCGGAGAAGTCGGCCTGCAGCGCTACGTACGAGAGGCCGTTCGTCGGTTGGGGGCAGAACGCGACCGTCGCGCCGTTGATCGTCTCTATCTCGAGCGCGACCTCCTCGATGTCCAGCGGGACGTCGGTCGGCTCGAGGGTCGGGAGCACGGACAGGTCCTGCTTCGTCTCCTGCTCCTCCTTCAGCGCGAGCGTCTCGGCCACGATGGCCCTCTTCTCGTCTTCGCTCAGCGACGCCTCGACCCCCTCGACGCGCTGGCGCTCGGCCTCCTGTTGCCGGGTCTCGAGCTCGGGATCGGGCGCGACGACGAGCCGGGCCCGGTGCGGGTTGTCGAGCAGGTGACGCCGGATCAGACCCTCGAAGAAGGGGCCGGCCGACACCTCGGCGTGGAGGCGGTCGAAGTCGGCCTCCAGCTGGAGGGCGCGGTACGGGTCGCCCCCGTACAGGTAGGCCGCCTTCAGCTGGAACCACACGCGCAGCGAGTACGGGAACCCGGAGTTCGTCACCTCGCGCGTGTGCAGCTCGAACTGGTGGATCGCCGCGTCGACGAGTTCGCGGTCGATCCCCTCCTCGACCAGCCTGGCCAGCGTCTCCAGCACTATCCGCTCTATCTCCTCGGCGTGCTCGGGGTCGGTCCCCTTCAGACCCGCGCCGAAGACGGCCTGCTTGTAGGAGTCGCTGTACCCGCTGCCGGTGGCGAGGGCGTCGCCGAGCCCCGAGTCGATCAGCGCCTTGCGAAGGGGGGCCGCCGCGTTCCCGACGAGGATCTGGCTGAGCACCTCGAGTGAGAGCGCCTCGAAGGGATCGGCCTGCGAGGTCGTGAGCCAGGCCACGAGCACCTCGGTCTTGCGCGACGGGTCCTCCTCGGGAGAGAGGGGGTAGACATCGGCGAAGGTGGCGGGCTCGGTGAAGCGGGGCTGGTCCGGGATGGAGACGTCTACCTCGATCCGCTCGAACCGCGAGAGCGCGAGCTCTTCGATCCGCCCGAGCAGCGTCGGCAGGTCCATGTCCCCGTAGGTGTAGAAGAGGGCGTTGGAGGGGTGGTAGTGGGTGGCGTGGAAGTCGCGCAGGTCCTGCCAGGTGAGGTCCGGGATGGCCGCGGGATCCCCGCCCGAGTTGTTCGCATAGGTCGAGCCGGGCATCAGCGCCTTCCCGATCGAGCGTCCGAGGACGGCCTGCGACGACGCCATGGCGCCCTTCATCTCGTTGAAGACGACCCCCTTGATCCGCAGCCCAGAGGTCGGGTCGTCCGTCTGCTCGAACTCGAGCCTGTGTC is a window encoding:
- the dinB gene encoding DNA polymerase IV translates to MRSDILHVDLDAFYASVERRRDPALRDVPLVVGGRGPRGVVLSCSYEARAVGVRNGMPGTRARRLCPDAVFVPPDFDAYTEASRRFRAILDEMTPIVEPISLDEAFCDVSGAHALFGTTERIGETIRRRVESELGIVCSVGAGPTKLVAKLASRACKPDGLLVVDDPRAFLDPLPVEELWGVGEATATVLRRLGLRTVGELAATPGWVLAQALGPQLGSHLLALANNRDERRVEPQTEARSVGAEETFDRDLSSEDRITGGDPVLRG
- a CDS encoding insulinase family protein, with the translated sequence METKLRYEVGSTIGGYRVDRVEPLENLKGTYYELTHVPTGARHIHIEAPDDSKAFNVAFPTVPKDSRGVAHILEHVVLAGSERFPVRDPFFSMTSRSVRDFMNAMTFSDTTAYPFCSRNDKDFHNLLEVYLDACFFPRIEESSFKQEGHRLEFEQTDDPTSGLRIKGVVFNEMKGAMASSQAVLGRSIGKALMPGSTYANNSGGDPAAIPDLTWQDLRDFHATHYHPSNALFYTYGDMDLPTLLGRIEELALSRFERIEVDVSIPDQPRFTEPATFADVYPLSPEEDPSRKTEVLVAWLTTSQADPFEALSLEVLSQILVGNAAAPLRKALIDSGLGDALATGSGYSDSYKQAVFGAGLKGTDPEHAEEIERIVLETLARLVEEGIDRELVDAAIHQFELHTREVTNSGFPYSLRVWFQLKAAYLYGGDPYRALQLEADFDRLHAEVSAGPFFEGLIRRHLLDNPHRARLVVAPDPELETRQQEAERQRVEGVEASLSEDEKRAIVAETLALKEEQETKQDLSVLPTLEPTDVPLDIEEVALEIETINGATVAFCPQPTNGLSYVALQADFSGLDERLKGLVPVFARALSRVGAGEYDYVGQAVRVDSYTGGIAAFPHLRRRADGSIEQAIGLNTKALVRNHKPFMEILRDVLSAPRFEAGRLRDIIAEQRVQTESAVIYSGHAYAAMLAGAKLTPLGALNERLNGLTGLTLLKDLSAKGDDLSELIADLEAIAEHVFRGGNLHICVTGEERSLGELRDLVAETLSVLPGDATPGGDLPEVEASERFDARTTSVPVTYNAKMVQTVGFGHPDSAKLNVLGNYLKSHYLHREIREKGGAYGSFASQNAEGGIFAFMSYRDPNVARTFRTFDEAVKHAIETDLDPTEVKEAVLQSLSQVDPLLSPDTKGRRRFFDDLAGYTREEQARFKEALLSTAPEDLSRVAAEHVAQGRSALGSVGNAQKIEEANAELGGLFEIGPV